A single Planctomycetota bacterium DNA region contains:
- a CDS encoding HEAT repeat domain-containing protein: MRKLLLTLLGTGLSIIYLGCGSTASEVKKPVTAKEPPPATKQAQPSELVKEKLSLIEELGSDDWETREKAQKELEKMGEKAEGQLKEAAKSANPEIRSRATRILKLIETQKRCKLSDGFLREFPNIYYNILGLSPAGKYELLEEVVSKDKNGQLKFIGKISPADIAVLTGEILREDGKGLTDDQKIKLIHTNLSSGFGQINQSGIHLIKLLKDQNTEIKRLAIETAGYMGVKEAIPEIRAFLKDPAGILRGYAAKTLGTLGDKESMKDIAALLNDSEALPYEVINALVMLGAKEYVNEIRPLLKSGDSSARVAAAVAMGNFGDKESIPQLMELLGDSSDSSVPAMAAEALGRLGHKEAIPKIIPLLGAETSDCREYSLRALTTLRASDAVPEIMKRLSDEDPYITQLSIQSLKILGSKELIPKMIQELQSNSEPSHQEPYLKIDLLNTSAHMMAKELFPEIASLLKDSDKTTVAVAAFSLINANIGMTGEEVPEITELLKKENVSSAQLNEISEPVYGFFPEYTAEKTAGLLSDKRKAVRASALLTLGNLVLKESTPEIIKMLGDKEPPVRATAISALCNLEAVNASDYIKKLYSDSDPAIRAMAELAIQYLKTIEEPPPQE, encoded by the coding sequence ATGAGGAAATTATTATTAACCCTGCTGGGAACGGGATTGTCAATTATCTATTTGGGTTGCGGGTCAACGGCAAGCGAAGTAAAAAAACCGGTAACGGCAAAAGAACCGCCGCCGGCAACCAAGCAAGCCCAACCGTCGGAGCTCGTTAAAGAAAAACTCTCCTTGATAGAAGAACTCGGCTCTGACGACTGGGAAACCAGGGAAAAAGCACAGAAAGAACTGGAAAAAATGGGGGAAAAAGCGGAAGGCCAGCTTAAAGAAGCGGCCAAAAGCGCAAACCCAGAAATAAGGAGCCGGGCCACCCGTATCCTGAAACTTATTGAAACTCAAAAGCGGTGCAAACTTTCCGATGGCTTCTTAAGAGAATTCCCAAATATTTATTATAATATCCTGGGGCTTTCCCCGGCGGGCAAATATGAACTCTTGGAAGAAGTTGTTTCCAAAGATAAAAACGGGCAGTTGAAATTCATCGGGAAAATCTCGCCCGCCGATATCGCCGTATTGACTGGCGAAATCTTGCGCGAGGACGGCAAAGGGCTAACCGATGACCAGAAAATAAAACTTATCCACACAAACTTATCAAGCGGTTTCGGGCAGATAAACCAATCCGGCATACATTTGATAAAACTCCTGAAGGATCAGAACACGGAAATAAAACGCCTGGCCATCGAAACAGCAGGCTACATGGGTGTAAAAGAAGCAATTCCGGAAATCCGGGCTTTCCTAAAAGATCCTGCCGGGATACTGCGCGGCTATGCCGCCAAGACGCTCGGAACGCTGGGCGATAAAGAAAGCATGAAAGACATCGCCGCGCTCTTAAACGACTCAGAAGCACTCCCTTACGAAGTAATCAACGCGCTGGTCATGCTCGGCGCTAAAGAATATGTAAATGAAATAAGACCTTTATTAAAAAGTGGTGATTCCTCTGCGCGGGTGGCCGCTGCCGTGGCCATGGGAAATTTTGGAGACAAGGAATCGATTCCTCAGCTTATGGAACTGCTTGGTGATTCGTCGGATTCCAGCGTGCCTGCTATGGCGGCCGAGGCACTCGGCAGGCTCGGCCACAAGGAAGCCATCCCGAAAATAATACCTCTCCTGGGCGCGGAGACATCTGATTGCCGAGAATATTCACTTAGGGCGCTGACCACCCTCAGAGCGTCCGATGCCGTCCCGGAAATAATGAAAAGACTGAGTGATGAAGACCCCTATATCACCCAGCTTTCCATCCAATCCCTTAAAATTCTCGGTTCTAAAGAGCTTATCCCGAAAATGATTCAAGAGCTACAAAGCAACAGCGAGCCTTCCCATCAGGAACCCTACCTAAAAATCGACCTCTTAAACACGTCCGCCCACATGATGGCAAAGGAACTCTTTCCGGAAATAGCCAGTCTCTTGAAAGATTCAGACAAAACAACCGTCGCCGTAGCGGCTTTTTCGCTTATCAACGCAAATATCGGGATGACCGGCGAGGAAGTCCCGGAAATAACGGAACTTCTGAAAAAAGAAAATGTCTCCAGCGCCCAGCTTAACGAAATCTCCGAGCCGGTTTATGGATTCTTCCCGGAATACACCGCGGAAAAAACAGCCGGGTTACTATCGGATAAAAGAAAGGCTGTCCGGGCATCGGCCCTCTTAACATTGGGCAACTTAGTCCTAAAAGAATCCACGCCGGAAATAATAAAAATGCTCGGTGACAAAGAACCACCCGTCCGCGCCACGGCAATTTCCGCCTTATGCAACCTCGAAGCGGTTAACGCCTCGGACTATATCAAAAAGCTTTATTCGGATAGCGACCCGGCAATCCGAGCCATGGCAGAACTCGCCATCCAATACTTAAAAACAATCGAGGAACCGCCGCCACAGGAATAA
- a CDS encoding type IV pilus twitching motility protein PilT → MASFEDLLVQLVKRGGSDLHITKDSPPRIRVDGKLAPLEGDKLTAADSQKLIYGLLDPSQVARFEKNKELDFSFGIEGLGRFRTNVFMQRGAVGAVLRIIPTKIKTFEDLGLSRQVCESLCNLPKGLILVTGATGSGKSTTLAAMIDFINTTDYGHIITVEDPIEFVHSNKNCLVNQREVGSDTNEFKNALRTVLRQDPDVVLIGEMRDTETTEAALTISETGHLTFGTLHTSDCVQTMNRIIDIFPAYQQSQIRTQLSFTLSAVFCQQLLPRATGKGRVLAAEIMLANSAIRSLIRDNKVHQIYSVIQTAGKSGMKTMNQSLYELYKSGTIKYDTALEYSSDPDDLKRLMQK, encoded by the coding sequence ATGGCGTCATTTGAAGACCTGCTGGTCCAATTGGTAAAAAGAGGCGGTTCTGATTTGCATATCACGAAAGATTCTCCACCGCGCATCAGGGTGGACGGCAAGTTGGCTCCGCTTGAAGGCGACAAACTGACTGCCGCAGACTCCCAAAAATTAATCTACGGTCTTCTGGACCCATCCCAGGTTGCCCGTTTTGAAAAGAATAAAGAGCTCGATTTCTCTTTCGGTATCGAAGGCTTAGGCAGGTTCAGGACGAACGTTTTCATGCAGCGCGGCGCGGTCGGCGCAGTCCTGCGTATCATCCCGACCAAAATAAAAACATTCGAGGATTTGGGGCTTTCCCGGCAGGTCTGCGAATCGCTGTGCAACCTGCCCAAAGGCTTGATTCTGGTCACCGGCGCGACCGGCAGCGGCAAATCCACCACCCTCGCCGCGATGATTGATTTCATCAACACCACGGATTACGGGCATATAATCACCGTGGAAGACCCGATAGAATTCGTCCACTCGAACAAAAACTGCCTGGTCAACCAGCGCGAAGTCGGCTCGGATACCAACGAATTCAAAAACGCCTTGAGAACGGTCTTAAGGCAGGACCCGGACGTGGTGCTAATCGGAGAAATGCGCGATACGGAAACGACCGAAGCAGCATTGACCATTTCCGAAACCGGCCACCTGACATTCGGGACACTGCATACCAGCGATTGCGTCCAGACCATGAACCGTATCATAGATATCTTCCCGGCTTACCAACAATCGCAGATACGGACTCAATTATCCTTTACATTATCAGCCGTATTCTGCCAGCAGTTGTTACCGCGTGCAACCGGCAAAGGGCGCGTGCTGGCGGCGGAAATCATGCTTGCCAACTCTGCCATCCGCTCGCTCATCCGGGATAATAAGGTACACCAAATTTACTCGGTCATCCAGACCGCCGGGAAGTCCGGAATGAAGACGATGAACCAGTCGTTATACGAACTCTATAAATCAGGCACGATAAAATATGATACGGCATTGGAATACTCAAGCGACCCGGACGATCTGAAACGCCTGATGCAGAAATAA
- a CDS encoding helix-turn-helix domain-containing protein, whose amino-acid sequence MELPEILTLDEVAKYLRVNNHTVYRLAKAGKLPAFKAGRAWRFHRADVERYVTYKYYTFGHTGARPYFFRAEVLKKYLQESRPKSDMSGHKYYIFDEAFSGKLGLTALYVEWKANSGSGRNWKEEFVEVEYKKVRLNTASPYEPVHWELLVVVAPAEFEKVQSNSEEYKHWTSYEIHRLSMPGTEVV is encoded by the coding sequence ATGGAACTTCCTGAAATATTGACCCTTGACGAAGTGGCAAAATACCTGCGGGTAAATAACCACACAGTTTACCGCTTAGCCAAGGCAGGGAAATTACCGGCATTCAAAGCAGGCCGCGCCTGGCGGTTCCACCGTGCGGATGTGGAGCGTTATGTCACTTACAAATATTACACCTTCGGGCATACCGGGGCAAGGCCTTATTTTTTCCGCGCCGAGGTCCTGAAGAAATACCTGCAAGAATCCAGGCCGAAATCTGATATGAGCGGGCACAAGTATTATATATTTGACGAGGCTTTTTCCGGCAAATTGGGCTTGACAGCCCTTTATGTCGAATGGAAGGCCAATTCCGGTTCAGGCCGCAACTGGAAAGAGGAATTTGTGGAAGTGGAATACAAGAAGGTGCGTTTGAATACCGCCTCGCCCTATGAGCCGGTTCATTGGGAATTGTTGGTGGTGGTTGCGCCCGCGGAATTCGAGAAGGTACAATCAAATTCTGAAGAATACAAACATTGGACTAGTTACGAGATTCATCGTTTAAGTATGCCGGGAACAGAGGTCGTCTGA
- a CDS encoding type II toxin-antitoxin system PemK/MazF family toxin, whose protein sequence is MAIFKNGDIVYANLPSPKDQHTHVQSGPRPVVIVQDEDDYSTLPTIVIIPFTKQVGLFVFHLLSLLSPHL, encoded by the coding sequence ATGGCGATATTTAAAAATGGTGATATTGTCTACGCGAATTTACCCTCTCCAAAAGACCAACACACGCATGTGCAAAGCGGACCCAGGCCGGTTGTTATAGTTCAGGATGAAGATGATTATTCCACTCTCCCGACTATTGTAATTATTCCTTTTACTAAACAAGTGGGGCTCTTCGTTTTCCATTTGCTTTCCCTGTTGAGCCCTCACCTGTAA
- a CDS encoding cellulase family glycosylhydrolase — protein MGKKRALKLIILLLAFLIVSFTVAFRGCFGSQNHDINTGSSGNYFLTTSGDKFMHGNSAFTMKGFNYFPRNYAWASMAEWDWVEVDEELALASSLGANTVRTFIDYGYSTDNPDESKDIYTNYHPTMAYINSIQRFLNIAAKYNLKVILGFFDYMPGWAFIDNGDHETPKKYLTELIPHFRNSPTIAAWDIMNEGDMLVDKYGTDYDKLLSFYRDMSAHISVLDRNHLITAGFGKIDKAADSKDFVDFISFHRYEDPADLGPKIRTLKASLGKAMPIVDQEYGYASAGNAWASASGNVTRLASHSDIIFNNENLAGGIFWMLMDLNNPPATALCRAGAEDLDLKYGAFSSTLEAKPSVEVINKYFTGQNTSAKRIKFQYSQVETTPVPGDGRYLALAFTYLEFLAADTSVLKRVDFGTIEANKLQGQGWYPNEPWGQWTGNLDKVNTLYVDIPANTASIKVNVFSYQANNAVDIWIGETFLGTINVTPAVADYILAVP, from the coding sequence ATGGGGAAAAAGCGCGCGTTAAAGCTTATTATCCTGCTGTTAGCTTTCTTAATCGTTTCTTTTACCGTTGCGTTTAGAGGATGCTTCGGAAGCCAAAACCATGATATCAATACGGGCAGCAGCGGCAATTATTTCCTAACCACAAGCGGCGATAAATTCATGCATGGAAATTCCGCCTTTACCATGAAAGGTTTTAATTACTTCCCCAGGAACTATGCCTGGGCGTCCATGGCCGAATGGGATTGGGTTGAAGTGGATGAAGAGCTTGCCCTGGCTTCCTCGCTCGGAGCGAATACGGTCAGGACATTTATTGATTACGGTTATTCTACCGATAATCCGGATGAAAGCAAAGATATCTACACCAATTACCACCCGACCATGGCTTATATAAACTCTATCCAGCGGTTTCTCAATATCGCGGCGAAATACAACTTAAAGGTAATACTGGGCTTTTTTGACTATATGCCCGGCTGGGCTTTTATCGATAATGGCGACCACGAAACCCCCAAAAAATACCTCACGGAATTAATCCCGCATTTCCGCAATAGCCCGACCATCGCCGCCTGGGATATCATGAACGAAGGCGATATGCTGGTGGATAAATACGGAACGGATTACGACAAACTCCTCAGCTTCTACCGCGATATGTCGGCGCATATCAGTGTTTTGGACAGGAACCACCTTATCACCGCTGGATTCGGGAAGATTGATAAAGCCGCGGATTCCAAGGATTTCGTGGATTTTATCTCTTTCCACCGTTACGAAGACCCGGCTGATTTAGGGCCGAAAATCCGAACGTTAAAAGCGAGCCTCGGCAAAGCTATGCCCATAGTCGACCAGGAATACGGCTATGCCTCCGCCGGCAACGCCTGGGCAAGCGCATCAGGCAATGTCACCCGCCTGGCAAGCCATTCCGATATTATTTTCAATAACGAAAACCTTGCCGGTGGGATTTTTTGGATGCTTATGGATTTGAATAATCCGCCGGCGACTGCTTTATGCCGCGCCGGGGCGGAGGATCTCGATTTGAAATACGGCGCCTTCAGCTCCACACTGGAAGCCAAGCCTTCGGTTGAAGTAATAAATAAATACTTTACCGGTCAGAATACATCCGCCAAAAGGATAAAATTCCAATATTCGCAGGTGGAAACAACCCCTGTCCCGGGCGACGGCAGGTATCTGGCGCTGGCTTTTACGTATCTGGAGTTTCTGGCGGCGGATACTTCGGTATTAAAACGCGTAGATTTCGGAACGATTGAAGCCAATAAACTCCAGGGGCAGGGCTGGTATCCGAATGAGCCTTGGGGGCAGTGGACCGGAAACCTTGATAAGGTGAATACGCTGTATGTGGATATTCCGGCAAACACGGCTTCAATTAAAGTGAATGTGTTTTCTTATCAGGCAAATAATGCGGTGGATATTTGGATTGGGGAAACTTTTCTCGGCACGATTAACGTAACTCCGGCAGTGGCTGATTATATATTGGCCGTGCCGTGA
- a CDS encoding PD40 domain-containing protein — protein MKSFFRTLVIALAVISLNGAFIYKAVGDDKSEAKKAYTDYITAVAEENLETVKKCVTAGLRHELETDDSKQKLLELKKKTPSQVDIFGISVFQSKASLMVDGTFNGRSVSGTVYMVLEDGEWKFSGQKFDEEFDFTPPPAPPKPVQPPVPQPDKKDTKPESKPSSDEDALKILYDNFRKAMKSGDFKELKKYLSADAIKEMEQLGDPQELMSMAIGFMPTETTVTDVAISGDEGTLSFEGKMGDQEGEGSVDFVREGGAWKIKKHSFNVGAKSRQKPVAELAGLPGKIAFISNREGQYEVYVMNPDGSKCKPVTKTGGFKDFVAWSPDGMKLVFDSHPISEATELYTVNIDGRGLSRLTKNDAEDRAPVWSPDGRWIAFSSSSVESKTENSRSYNPPDIWVVRPDGSGLKQLTSGKGGAENISWSSGSDRLVYRSSRDNSFRIFSIDIDGGDEKQLTDSDGWDDFPVCSPKDDSILFLSSKIGEGVKVFSMDSEGTNKTQLDVKILDRKPLIWSPDGSLVIVQCSPHGHFTNDICIMKADGSEFKNLTDSKDEELSPSWSPDGKWIAFRKTYNIYVIEVESGKIYQATNGGDIGEQVIWSPK, from the coding sequence ATGAAATCTTTTTTTAGAACACTGGTTATCGCTTTGGCGGTTATTTCTTTAAACGGTGCTTTTATCTATAAAGCCGTCGGTGACGACAAGAGCGAGGCAAAAAAAGCGTATACCGATTACATTACTGCCGTTGCCGAAGAAAACCTGGAAACGGTTAAGAAATGTGTTACCGCCGGACTGCGCCACGAGCTTGAAACAGACGATTCAAAACAGAAACTTCTGGAGCTTAAAAAGAAGACGCCCTCTCAAGTTGATATCTTCGGTATTTCTGTCTTCCAGTCAAAGGCGAGCCTGATGGTGGATGGCACCTTTAATGGACGCAGCGTTTCCGGCACGGTCTATATGGTTCTGGAAGACGGTGAGTGGAAGTTTTCCGGGCAGAAGTTTGATGAAGAGTTCGATTTTACCCCTCCTCCGGCCCCTCCCAAACCCGTCCAGCCGCCCGTTCCCCAGCCGGATAAAAAAGATACAAAACCGGAATCAAAGCCCTCAAGCGATGAAGACGCGTTAAAAATACTTTATGATAATTTCCGCAAAGCCATGAAATCCGGCGACTTTAAAGAGCTAAAGAAATATCTTTCCGCGGATGCCATCAAGGAAATGGAGCAACTGGGCGACCCGCAGGAGCTTATGTCCATGGCCATTGGTTTTATGCCGACCGAAACGACCGTGACGGATGTGGCTATCTCCGGAGATGAAGGAACACTTTCCTTTGAAGGCAAGATGGGAGACCAGGAAGGAGAAGGCTCTGTGGATTTTGTCAGAGAAGGGGGCGCTTGGAAAATAAAAAAGCATAGCTTCAATGTCGGCGCGAAGTCCAGGCAAAAGCCCGTTGCCGAACTCGCCGGGCTCCCGGGAAAGATTGCTTTCATTTCCAACCGCGAGGGACAGTATGAGGTTTACGTAATGAATCCGGACGGCTCAAAGTGCAAGCCGGTCACCAAGACCGGCGGCTTCAAGGATTTCGTCGCCTGGTCGCCGGACGGCATGAAGCTCGTCTTTGATTCCCATCCCATAAGCGAGGCTACAGAACTCTACACCGTAAACATAGACGGGCGTGGTCTGTCCCGCCTGACCAAAAACGATGCCGAAGACCGCGCACCGGTCTGGTCGCCGGACGGCAGATGGATTGCCTTCAGTTCTTCTTCCGTGGAAAGCAAAACTGAAAATTCCAGAAGCTATAATCCACCGGATATATGGGTTGTCCGACCCGATGGCTCCGGCCTTAAACAGCTGACTTCAGGCAAAGGCGGCGCGGAAAATATCAGCTGGTCTTCCGGCAGTGACCGCCTTGTTTACCGCAGTTCACGGGATAATAGTTTCCGGATTTTTAGCATAGACATAGACGGCGGCGATGAAAAACAGCTCACTGACAGTGATGGCTGGGACGATTTTCCTGTTTGCTCTCCGAAAGACGACAGCATACTCTTTCTCAGCAGTAAGATAGGCGAAGGGGTAAAGGTTTTTAGCATGGATTCGGAAGGCACCAACAAAACCCAATTGGATGTAAAGATTTTGGACCGAAAGCCGCTCATCTGGTCTCCGGACGGCTCCCTGGTGATTGTCCAGTGTTCGCCCCACGGACATTTTACCAATGATATCTGTATTATGAAAGCGGATGGGAGCGAATTTAAGAATCTGACCGATAGCAAGGATGAGGAATTATCTCCCTCTTGGAGTCCGGACGGCAAATGGATTGCCTTCAGGAAGACTTATAATATTTACGTGATAGAAGTGGAAAGCGGCAAGATATACCAGGCAACCAACGGAGGCGATATCGGGGAGCAAGTCATCTGGTCGCCGAAGTAA
- the pilB gene encoding type IV-A pilus assembly ATPase PilB, with protein sequence MASNFSGWLKMFLVKKNLLTEEQKKTADDITSKDKRLLSEVLITNKFIEEETLLALIAREARIPPINVEKVLPDEAALKMILESQAHSYGVLPVSKIGDILTIAVSNPFDILKIDDLKIITGCDIRYVVALDFRIAERIRPFYNPEELAMEKMLEENEETDEVELTKHQMEDVDVASLTAAGEDAPIVKFVNLIIYKALEEGASDIHIEPYENMVAVRYRKDGVLHEAMQPPKKIFNAIISRVKVMTSLDIAERRVPQDGKFQIKYENRQIDFRVSTLPTIYGEKVVMRVLDSSSINLGLDVLGFEPQAMNAFKTAIMAPYGMILVTGPTGSGKSTTLYSALKAIMSNEDNIMTVEDPVEYQLEGVGQVPINQKRGMTFALALRSLLRQDPDKIMVGEIRDGETADIAVKAAMTGHLVLSTLHTNDAASAITRLADMGVDPFLIASSTILLSAQRLARKLCERCKQPFDPLPPPERLINIGFKEAECKNIIYKPVGCAHCRDGYKGRFAFLEALEIDDEVRRMIIKSKSVFEIKKYAVDKGMITLRRCGVLNILKGKTSIEEVLRMTEA encoded by the coding sequence ATGGCGAGTAATTTCAGCGGCTGGTTAAAGATGTTTCTAGTTAAGAAGAACCTGCTTACCGAGGAGCAAAAAAAAACGGCTGACGATATAACATCCAAGGATAAAAGATTATTAAGCGAAGTCCTGATAACCAATAAGTTTATTGAAGAAGAAACCTTATTAGCCTTGATTGCCAGGGAAGCGCGCATCCCACCCATAAACGTGGAAAAAGTCTTGCCGGATGAAGCGGCCCTTAAGATGATTCTGGAAAGCCAGGCGCATTCTTACGGGGTTCTTCCCGTTTCCAAAATAGGCGATATCCTTACCATTGCGGTAAGTAATCCTTTCGACATACTTAAAATAGACGACCTGAAAATAATCACCGGATGCGATATCAGGTATGTAGTGGCACTGGATTTCCGGATAGCAGAGCGAATCCGCCCGTTTTATAACCCGGAAGAACTGGCCATGGAAAAGATGCTGGAGGAAAACGAAGAGACCGACGAGGTGGAGCTTACCAAGCACCAGATGGAAGACGTGGACGTGGCATCGTTGACTGCGGCGGGAGAAGACGCACCGATTGTGAAATTCGTCAACCTGATTATTTATAAAGCACTCGAGGAAGGGGCAAGCGATATTCATATCGAGCCCTATGAAAACATGGTGGCGGTCCGTTATCGCAAAGACGGCGTGCTTCATGAAGCAATGCAGCCGCCCAAGAAGATTTTCAACGCCATCATTTCACGCGTAAAAGTAATGACTTCGCTCGATATCGCCGAACGCAGGGTTCCCCAGGACGGCAAATTCCAGATAAAGTATGAGAACCGTCAGATAGATTTCCGCGTTTCCACCCTGCCGACCATTTACGGGGAAAAGGTCGTTATGCGCGTCCTGGATTCTTCCAGCATTAATTTAGGACTGGATGTTTTAGGGTTTGAACCGCAGGCAATGAATGCATTTAAAACGGCAATTATGGCTCCTTATGGAATGATTCTGGTAACAGGCCCGACCGGAAGCGGAAAATCAACCACTTTGTATTCAGCGTTAAAAGCAATCATGTCGAATGAAGATAATATCATGACCGTGGAAGACCCGGTGGAATACCAGCTGGAAGGCGTCGGGCAGGTACCGATAAACCAAAAAAGGGGAATGACCTTTGCTTTGGCATTAAGGTCTCTTTTACGCCAGGACCCGGATAAGATAATGGTCGGAGAAATCCGCGACGGAGAAACGGCCGATATCGCGGTAAAAGCGGCGATGACCGGGCACCTGGTTTTAAGCACGCTCCATACGAACGATGCGGCTTCGGCTATCACACGCCTGGCTGATATGGGAGTTGACCCATTCCTGATTGCCTCATCAACTATCCTTCTTTCAGCGCAAAGGCTTGCCAGAAAACTATGCGAAAGATGCAAACAGCCCTTTGACCCCCTTCCGCCTCCGGAAAGATTAATCAATATCGGTTTTAAAGAAGCGGAGTGTAAAAACATTATTTATAAACCGGTCGGCTGCGCACATTGCCGTGACGGCTACAAAGGACGTTTTGCCTTCCTGGAAGCGCTTGAAATTGATGATGAAGTACGCAGGATGATTATTAAAAGCAAGTCTGTTTTTGAGATAAAGAAATATGCCGTAGATAAAGGAATGATTACCCTGCGCCGTTGCGGGGTGCTTAATATCCTAAAAGGAAAGACCTCTATTGAAGAAGTGCTGAGAATGACCGAGGCATAA
- a CDS encoding PIN/TRAM domain-containing protein: protein MLYILRAIFLIISGIIGWYIGSLFSTGPADHATGYYGLIIGMVLAVLFVTGEVFFTRRYIGTISVVMFGLVFGFIVSFLFIQALFLLPWMQKLVTDTPNFKEWLSFAITFAVSFLSILAIIRSKDDFKFVIPFIELSKEGKGMSPIIVDTSVIIDGRIADIGETGIIEAPLIIPRFVLMELQRIADSADRLKRTRGRHGLDILKKMQDSKNIDVQISEVEMPNIKNTDDKLIELAKHLKGRLMTTDFNLNKVAQVQGITVINMNDMTNALKTVVLPGETMEVRIVRQGEEYQQGVAYLNDGTMIVVEGAGNKIGQRLTVTTTSVLQTSAGKMIFANVGGSQRGS from the coding sequence ATGTTATATATTTTAAGAGCGATATTTTTGATTATCAGCGGAATCATCGGCTGGTATATAGGTTCTTTGTTTTCAACCGGTCCGGCAGACCATGCCACCGGCTATTACGGATTGATTATCGGCATGGTTTTAGCCGTGCTATTCGTGACGGGGGAGGTCTTCTTCACCAGGCGTTATATCGGCACGATTTCCGTGGTAATGTTCGGGTTGGTTTTCGGGTTTATCGTGTCTTTCCTTTTCATCCAGGCGTTGTTTTTGCTTCCTTGGATGCAAAAACTGGTAACCGATACGCCTAATTTCAAAGAATGGCTATCTTTTGCCATTACCTTTGCGGTTTCGTTTCTTTCTATCCTGGCAATCATACGCAGCAAGGATGATTTCAAGTTCGTGATACCCTTTATCGAACTTTCCAAGGAAGGAAAAGGCATGAGTCCGATCATCGTTGATACCAGCGTGATTATTGATGGCCGTATTGCGGATATCGGTGAGACCGGAATTATCGAAGCCCCTTTGATAATCCCGCGTTTTGTCCTGATGGAACTACAACGCATTGCCGATTCAGCCGACCGCCTGAAAAGAACCCGCGGTAGGCATGGGTTGGATATCCTTAAAAAGATGCAGGATAGCAAGAATATTGACGTGCAAATAAGCGAAGTGGAAATGCCCAATATAAAAAATACGGACGATAAGCTTATAGAACTTGCCAAACACCTCAAAGGGCGTTTGATGACTACCGATTTTAACCTGAATAAAGTGGCGCAGGTACAGGGTATTACCGTTATCAACATGAACGATATGACCAATGCCCTAAAAACCGTCGTTTTACCGGGTGAAACCATGGAAGTCAGGATTGTCCGCCAGGGGGAAGAATACCAGCAGGGGGTTGCTTATCTAAATGACGGCACCATGATAGTTGTTGAAGGTGCTGGGAATAAGATTGGCCAGCGCCTTACCGTAACCACGACCAGTGTATTGCAGACAAGTGCCGGTAAAATGATATTCGCCAATGTCGGCGGTAGCCAAAGAGGTTCTTAA